CAGCATTAAAGTGAAACTCTTAAGTTTAAAGAACTCGGCGCTAGGGCAGcgcttatatatatttttttattaaataaaaccaataaaaacttATCTTTGCACATACATTAGgaaacaaatttcaatattttctgttttaataCGACAAACTTCTGTAgttgataaaaaaacaatattttatacttcgtaaaaacataatttcctAGTGCGAGTGAATTAGAAATATGgaaaatgaaatgttaaacatgcatattatgtataatatcacTGATGCTAAATTAATCTAAAAAGCTAGTAACGTTTTATAACCCTTAGTTGAAAAGCCATTGATATCATGCCATATCAGCACGAGAACattcaacacaaaattattataaatcttattataataatgttagcgtatgtatttttgttgataGTGTTAAAGGTCAAAaagtttaacaatttatataacgtaacaTACGATAccacaacaatatttataaataacgaacgctataattttaacataagatttaaagtagttttaacttaagaagtacacactataaaataataaacatgttaaattaaataattatttactaatgtGTCGCGAAAATCATTATCATAATTTgaatcatacattaataacatttttaataataaaaaatattaggtatgtactttcttatattatgttataaagtaatacgatgtaaattatagttttaatttttttagaaagaggtaagttaatatttattatgaaaaggtACATAAGTGCTTAAGTTTCTTTagcgttaaatataattttatgaataaaaataacattaagattaaaaaatagaaacaaagcattaaaaaatccatgattctaaatttgaatttcgatagTTGCAATAGTGACTAAGGAATTAAGGTGCGTTCGGtttcgtaaattaaaataatgattggaaATAACTTACGAATACGAAGTTGTCAAGTGTAACAtccgataacaataataattcatgcacaaaaaaatatacaacatacaTGAAGATTTAGCTGCATTCGCAGCCGCACAGGTCAGGGCTATCAAAGTTAAAAGTTTCAAAGCCATGGTCAAGGCGACCAACGTTCGTTTTACATTAAACACTACTGACGAATGGACCCACAACTTCTTTTATATATCCGCGTACTATCTTTATTGTGATTGTTATCTCGCGTAGGTAAAGTTACTCAGACGGACACAAGTACCTATTCGTCGGGCAGAGATTTAAACGAAATCAGCGCCTCAGCGCCTTCTGTGTCGATAGTTggaatacattttgttaatgCGTCGCCAACAGACAGGTTTCGACCGTTAAACTTTTGTATAAAACGTATTTATAGTGTAATATGGACGGCTGAATACTAAAacttgttaataaaacaaaacaatgaagAGAAATGACAAtgacgattttttaaattattggttaattttttGTTCCAGTATTTGAATGGCTGGATACTAAAAGTATGACTTTCACCTTGGATGGTTAGAATTACAAAATCTACCTACGTGTTTAAGcgatacatattatacattttgtttcgcctttaatctgggtaactaaacaagtattggcaagtaaagaatttaaattcacgtctagttagtgattagttctcgcagttgaaagaaaaacgtaaaaataattaataatcatggatatttctgcctttaaaatttcgtcatattaaatttaaaggccgaaatatccatgattattaattatttttacgtttttctttcaactgcgagaactaatcactaactagacgtgaatttaaattctttacttgccaatacttgtttagttacccagattaaagccgaaacaaaatgtatgaaaatggaccttgaggtatcgccttaaagtgaaattataatataaagaaatggtTTTTAAAGTACTTccgttttattttgtgtattctattgattataattttaacgatccatattatattatattttttttaaattctgagatttaacatttttaattgttaaaaaaaaattctctacattgctttttgtaaatttagagcTAAGTAGGTTTCTATGAAAAGAATTCTTATCAACATAAAggacttaaataaaatagaatgatGCAAAAAGAgatagtaaatttaatattttagggcaatattatgtttaaatgtttattaaataggtagTAAAATTGTATGCCGAATGCATTATTGTAGGATCTTTTTGTTAAAGAACttatattttcctaaataatttTTGTCCCAGAAAAGGCTGTATGGTGCCATGATCTTTGCCTCCATAATAAATTTGAAGAAacagtaatttaattatgtaaacaagatttaattttgatttcttgaattttaatgaataatggATTGGattcattgtaataaatgttttgctCAATTGGAACCTGGAATAACGCTCCATTTAACTTCATGCGGTCATATGTTTTGCAACAATTGTTTAGGCAATGGTTTGTACAAACGTAGTACCTAACAACATAGTCCAAGTTAGAGACGCACTggtgttgaaaaatattttcttatttttaggtttaaaaGAAAGTACCTGTTTAGTATGCCGCATGCCATGTTCTATTATGAAACTCGTCCCAGACGtatgtaaattacaattttcaaattatatttttttacgtagtAAGTTAGGGTTCCGCCAAGTCCCTTGGATACGAAAGATAAGAATTTTAAGATGTATGCTGTAAAGCGTGTGCTTTACTTATTCACTTGCTGATGTTGTtcgataaatatttctttataaattaaaggattattttataacagaagCGAACAAAGCATCATTGCGCACTAAATTCAGGTCGTATGTTTGATATATACAGAACCTCCTGGTATTGTTCTCTTTGTCGCATGTCTAATGTGATTTCGTTGACATACGCAATGCGTATATTtcgtttcattataattttagatgaAACAAGAGATACAAGACTATTTCACAGACCCAGAAGAGATAATTAAGAAAACGTGCGAAGTGTTACAATTCCAGAGGCAGCATCGAAGGAGATTGATATCGTATCTTTTGCAGTCGGTAAGTGTTTTGTTTGTAGACATTATTTTTCCATAAGTTTCTTATAagtattactattttttaattgctttgaatgacgaaacgagcttgccggtcTGATagtagcgatacgaccgtccataaacagtagaaacaccaaccaacaccttgaattcaaagtattgttcggtattccactgcgctcgccatcctgagacatgagatgttaagtgttattatgtccagtagttacactggctacaatttccttcaaaccgaaacacaatagtgactacacattgctgcttggcggcagaaatagactttgcggtggtacctacccagacggattctcacatatgagagacctaccaccagtaaaatctacttatattacttcatgtcttaggatggcgagcgcattggaataacaaacaatttgtaatgcaaggtgttggatggtgtttctactgtttatgggcagtcgtatcacttaccatcaggcacaaaaaaatatctaatgacgtacattctatatttaatatttttattttcatctagacgtctaaaaataaacaaatattacaattcgacggtccctacgtaaagtatcgaatctgcaaaattgcattttgcaggcGCAATCCTTTGCGTAGGGACTAAAACATATATCGCTTGTTAAGGGAAACATATATCGCttgttaagtatttattatcatggcgataagcacttcgatccttattgtcttaaataaatgcagttcattttaataaggaccgttaAATATCGAAAACCCAACGGaaagtattgaatctgcaaaatgcaatatACGCAGGGACCGTCGAATTTCGGAATAACTTTTACTATAAAATGGCTGTGTCGGTAtttaaatgtcaatatttatcTCGCGTCTGGGGAAAAGGTAGAATCTATTTATAACTGTTCATATTTGCCGGAGGGTCTGAATCTCGTTTTCAATTTCCTGTTTGGTGACGTTTTTTCGGTTCAGAAAAGGGTctctattataatttgttagattttgttttagattGGGATATTCGTTTATCGTAGACGGTGAATCTTGTAATCTGAAAATACGTTAGATTCTtggaaaatactaaatattttgatatttagcaTCCACTCTCTCAGGATGTCCAGCGCAGTTCTCTTTGTTAAAATTGCTTTGTATTTCAAGTTCTAGTGGCGGGACTGTCGTATGTAAGGAGACATAGAGATTAGCATCAAGCTAGCAACTCCTCTATCCCACTATTTagttgaataaaaagtaatatattagtattacataattattggctgatttttcaatcatcagataaaatttattcgacGGAGAAAACACAtcacaaacgaattaaaaacgACAGTTGGATAATCTACGCTATTtcataaagctaaagagtttgtttgttttcacgcgttaattttaaaaaactatattttttttttcattaataggaagctacaatactcctgagtgctacagcctatttataatattccggaaaaatatttatcccggaaaaagttTTTCACGTGAGCTGAGCCACAGGCTAAATCTGTAAcaaagttttcaatttgtttcttttatattcagtgaggttataatttatttgatggataaattttatctgacgtTTGAAAAATTACCCTACCTCTAAACATTTCCTTTGAGAGGATAATAAACACGAAAATATTCTGGCAGGAGTTCTTTTTTAtaaagtgatcccactgcatctgatggtaagtggagtggggtccaatagactactgacgagagataattactccttggcagtcgacataatctaatctaatccctctcagtagtagaggaggcccgtgctcagcagtgggcaagtatataatacagggctgatatttttttttttattatagtcgacataattatgtcggcctgttcgaagcggatatacacaggctggtcccgaaTCGCgccacatttacgtgggccactatgacgggtattaacaccttgtgtacggtagtcgctgtcagagcagatataaaatatatcctaccacaaggtCGATTGAGTtcaattcaaaaattaaaatttatctgaAATCTAGATTTTATAGATTCAAACCGCATTGGGGAAAAATGTTCATAATTCCCTTTTGAAAACATTCGTCCGTGCCCATTCATGAATACCCCGGATTTCTTACATTTCTTCATAATTCGCAGACAAAGAAATTTTATACAGCTCGGAACGAGTTGAAGCGAATGACTGATTTGTGTCAACAACAACACAAACAGCTGAAGGAGTAtcagaaaattataaagaatttggAAGCACAACTCGCGAACCAGTCAAGTAAGTTTGTGATTATTGTTTTACGAAGTTTGTGGTTAAATTTCATTCGTTTCATTATTTGAGACTGAagttttgactaatatttttctacTTATTGTTAATACTTTTATCGAGACTTGGTTGTAGTTCCGAAGTTAGAGCATTAAcgttttaatatactttaattaaaatttagttctttactgtgcagtggcgaaaggtccatataacccgattcttgccagcttccctttcgtaatttttgtcaaatctaattagaacgatttgcagaccacatttatgcatattagtacctatatgttgtgtcgggattCCTTTAGAAAACTTCACATTTCGCCACTATGTAAGTACAAGAGAGTGAGGTTTTCATGTATATTATAGAGCATACATCCCCGTTTAACATCCCAATATCGCCGGGCAGCAACATATCTCCAAGCTTCATTCAAAGCAGCGTTGCGAGTAAGAGACCAGCTAAGAGCACTCCATACACGGTACGTATATTTTAGATTCTAAAAGGATTGTATTTCTCCATGAGAAAACCACATGCTGTGCATATACCACAGCCTTCTACTTCTACAAACCAAGCGCCCAATGTGGATGTTGAATGTTTGAGGGTTACCAATAGTAATTTCGGCACCAAGAGACACTGATAGTCGACCagtcataattaaaacaaatcctTTTTGCAATGTATGGAAATTATGTTCGAGCGGGATGGGGCAAGATGCTAaagatgttattataatatgataataatataactaatagGTATGCTTTAATCatattcgattatttttatCCTTACATGACATAAATTGATACAGAAGAGTAAGTTTATcgtaaaatgtatttctttcgGTACCTATTGTAATAACGACTCGAAATTGTATTAGTTTAGGACAAAATTATACCTACCttactttatacatacatacatacatacataacatcacgcattttatccccgaaggggtatgcagaggcgcaactagggcacccacttttcgccaagtatgttccgtcccatgatgtgatagggggcgagcctatcgccatatcgggcacgaccTTACTTTatgtcattatttatataatattttatagttatttctgGTACTCTAgaattttgcataaaaattgcattatttacattgttttgttattcaTGAAACATATCCGAAAGGCTCGTCATTTATCATCTCACTCATACGTGGGTGGAACACATACGAAGTAAAAATGAGTgccctgattgcacctctgaCTCCCATgagttttaagtaaaatattgaacattgtttaaaaaattaatatgttgCGTGAAAGTTCCATTATTTTAAGAAGAGGGAGAGAACAGAGGAAGGTAGTTCCTGTTTATCATAATGAGACAAGTTTAACATCCTGCTAATGTTTATCATAAAAACATCAATTGTTAGCGGGATTCCCATTTTcctatttagttatttttgttaaattgtgtAGCAATATGTGATAACGCAATGATGTTTGAACAGCCGTATCAGTCGAACCTCGTGACCCCAACGCGGTTAAGTAAACAGCGATCAGCCAATTTCAGCGCTCATAGTcaggtaattatatttataattagcatATTATTTAGTGGAGACCGTTATAAGATATAGCGTAGGGTGCCTTTAGGCATAATAGATCGATGACTTAAAAAGGCATTGGATAGGGAATGGATCCTCAAAACCAGGATAATTGGCGGTCATTTTGGGAGCCCTACGTTTAGCAGTGTACGGCATAGGCTGATTATTGtgcaataaaatacttttttctacAATTTTACAAAGACTTGATCACTCTAGGCGACGTCAAGCAAAAGTTTGTCGTAAAACGAAGTCAAATTTGTACTGAAATGTTTAataacgtaatttatttatttatttatttttataggatcATCAACATAATGTACATAAACACGaacaaatacacaaaacataataattaatagagctatatgtaattacaattaaaGATGACCACAGCATGCGAAGTTATGAACAACTTAAGAACAATATAaaaggtataattttaaaccGTCAAagaaaactagaataaaaaacgataaaaaatatgagtaacaaaacagtaaaaaaatgaattaaataaaataaaacaaaaatacaacaactacaattatacaatttagcttaaaaaacaataaataatcaaacCATAAAATTAACCAATAGTCAATAAAgaatcaaatcaataaaacataaataatcaatgaaattaaaattaggtaataaaattataattataataataacgtaaTAACTGTGAGCACATGGGATTAGAATTAAACATGTTTGACACCCCTGTCTATAGCGAGACACATGTTGTCTATGGATAAACAGCATgtttaaaagtcagaggttatcaatctacaataaaactaataaaaactcTGGTAATTACCCgccttactaaataaaactttattttttgattatttagtGATATCGATAtctgttgtatatttttaacgaaTAGTCAccgttaaattatttaaagctattaaataaaaatccccGAAACAATGACAGgaactcataaaaataatcctatgcatatatgaatatttttaatttggaatcATTGTTGATTCTTAACAAATAGTACGGAAACCTGTTTTTTACTTACTAACGTCGTACGTAGTTAAATCTATGTACCTAGAAACAGCTGCCTCGATCTTGTTATCTAGATCGATAAGGTAGAAGTTAAAACGTTCGTTAGCTTCAACGCTAGCCTTTCTTTCGCTATACTGGGTGCCAACGCTCTCAAACGAATCTATCGCTTCGCCGCGCTGTGTGTTTGTTCTGGAAACTCACGTGTATTTTTCGAATAGAAAGGTTCACGCCTTTGATTGCCCGACCTTGCCAGTTTCCAGTAGACCATTGAAGCGATATTTTCGCAACTTCATCGCTCTCAGAAttattcagtaatttatttttatttcaaacacatCGATTCCTATTTAAacctaaattgatataaaatcaaCCACGctttgttcataatttttctgaactatttaataaacaataacttaattacactagatttatattataattttctcccaacgttccgaagactacagccttccTGTTCAcggaacataagaaatcaaattaTGCAAATCACACTAGGTAGATGGTAAGGCTAAAGGTAAACCTTCTCGGACTACCGAAAAGGTTTACCTTTAAGCCTATATATTAGAgaaggtattatattttttataagatactTAATTTCCTGAACAGATGATCTGATAAAGGTCACAGATACTCGCAAGATGGATCGCTGCCAGGTCCTTCTGAAATCTCTAGGGGAGGTCTCTGTTAAGCAGTGCACCTCCTTTggctcatgatgatgatgatgatttaattTCAGCGTTCAAATACGTCCAACAAGATATCTTCAACGGTGTTCACTCCGCCCACTCCAGAATCGGCCGGGTACAACAATTTTTAAAGAACCTCTAATGGTATTTCAAATGAATGATCCCAAATCGCTGGCGAGGCTAAtgcgaattttatttattcttttttcaaattatttgacgAAGGCGTAATTCCGTTCAGTTTACGATTCAACAAATTGAACGCAATCATGTTTCTGATTGTGTTAAATtgcgcaaatattaaaaataatgttgtagttttattttaaatttccagaCAGAATTGACGTGGTTAATGTGTTGGAGAATTGTAAATATGCTTCTACGTTCTTAGatcattcctttttttttttaaaataatatagacgTTATTTGTAGAAACAATaagatttgaagttttaaattttatttatagatctCGTCTCAGTCAGCGCAGTAATGAATCTGGTTATTTGTCTAACAGTCCTTGGGTACTGTCCCAAAATAACTGGTACTTCAACCACAGCAAGAAGCAATAGGAACAATATTGtgcacttaattataatttagttgttACTTTGATTGTTAGTTTTATACTGCATGTTAATATCttaaagtttaataaagttctgattgtaatttgttatttgatattattcttTTACGTATATAGTATATATCATACAGGTAGTAACAACTACATTTGCATCGGTATAATCAGAAAACTTGGTGATATTTCAATGTATTGCCAAATTCCATCTGCGTTATACCTTCAGTTATGTTTTGTgggaatatattttacttatagcaGATTGCTGAAGTTAACCGTAAAACATAGAATACTTGATAGCAAGCGGTCGTCTTAATAAACACCCTAATTGTATACGAGTTATGGATTCGGCTTTCAATGGAGAAGAATGCGAATTGTTGATTTAATCGATCTTTGGCATTCTCGAATGCATGTGATGCAATATGGTTTATATTAGTAACCGCTATTTTGTTGTTAACAAAACATAAGTCTTGTATAGTCGGGCTTATCAGcttccaataaataattatcaatgacAGAAGAAAGTGTAGGTCACTTTCTTTTGGGcttaaaaatgtcaaataaaacaacatcgTTTTCATAGACATGCTTTTATATTGATGTTATTCGGCCCGCTGTGTGCGAGGATTAGTGGATGGGCAGGATGCCTTTGTTCTGCTGGTAGCCGCCGGTCGCCTCCTGGTGTCCGTGGACTGCATGAGCTCCGAGGTTGTTGAATTTCTCCAGCTGTTCCGCTCCTCCTTTATAGCCCTTTTGCAGGAATTCGCCCtggaaataatatgaataagttaaagttttttttaaaactttccgTCTTTCTTCGGATATATTAGTATGAAAACATCGTGTAATAAGATAGGAATTCAAGACCCcagaagttattaaaattattttgattaacaaAGCATGAATCCGTACGAGTATAACACTATAGTTAGTATTTTACATTGCcatataaccaaaaaaaaaaaacaatattgttacattaaatAGATGGAAATTCGTAATAGTTACTTTTATGGTAAAAATGATTGAATTTACGGCAATACTGTTTTGTTCACATTTCAagattattactattttacaaCTAGATTTATTGAATTACACAGATGTTCGAATTTTACGATTCATAAACCTTGCTGATATATCTTTAATTTCCAAAAGTAGTTGTAGTTTATGagtgaataaatttatacaGACGGCTAAATGACATTCATCGTTTATTGACTCAACATTGCTagagatatatttaatttgcattAGTTGCGGGCGggaatatgtaaaatgtatgggattttattttaaaactgttttggAAATTTTTAAACTACTGTAATATTCCTAATAAATTGGCTATCTAGTGTTCTGTGCATAATTAAAATGGGTTACCTTAGTTGTAGGTGGACagaatcaataattttagtggcatttaaATAGCACAGTGTCTTTCCTCgggtgaaaaataaataacagcaCCCGAAATAATGTAGTTCACGTTCATTTAGTTAGTTATTTCAACCATTAGCACCTTCAAAATCATGAACcaactttataataagtatgagaataaatgtcattaaaatatttcaggacttaattataaagtaagtaagtataaataaagaaatatgtattatttaagttaatttaaataatacatattttttaatcattcttatatattgtaaaaca
This genomic window from Manduca sexta isolate Smith_Timp_Sample1 unplaced genomic scaffold, JHU_Msex_v1.0 HiC_scaffold_2107, whole genome shotgun sequence contains:
- the LOC115440328 gene encoding probable E3 SUMO-protein ligase RNF212 — translated: MDWIHCNKCFAQLEPGITLHLTSCGHMFCNNCLGNGLKESTCLVCRMPCSIMKLVPDMKQEIQDYFTDPEEIIKKTCEVLQFQRQHRRRLISYLLQSTKKFYTARNELKRMTDLCQQQHKQLKEYQKIIKNLEAQLANQSKHTSPFNIPISPGSNISPSFIQSSVASKRPAKSTPYTPYQSNLVTPTRLSKQRSANFSAHSQRSNTSNKISSTVFTPPTPESAGSRLSQRSNESGYLSNSPWVLSQNNWYFNHSKKQ